Within Candidatus Thermokryptus mobilis, the genomic segment AAGATGAACCCATTGGCTCGGCTCACGGAAAAACAACTTCAAATCACGCTTTATGAAAACCTCAAGTTGAGGGTTTAAAATTGATTTTTTGTAAAAGCTCAAAAACTCAACTTCAAATTTTCTCTTCAACCTATTTTTCAAATCAAAAGCGATAAAAAGCGTTTCAAAGTATAATTTCCTTGCAATCCCAAAATTCACAAGAACCATCCCAAATGTAGCTGAAATTAAAATCAAAAAATACCTCAAAACCATCTCTTGATTACCTCTTACGCTGAAATAGAATATCTCCGCAACCCAATGATTTGGGAGATAAAGCGCAATTGACGGATCAAGGTTTGCAAAATACTGGTCAATATACGGATAATATCTCATAACCTCAGTGAACAACTTCATCGGATTCGTGCTTCTAAAATAGAGATAAACTCCTGCGAGATAAAGTGACCCAGCGATGATGACAAGTTTTCTTATATCAATTTTCTTTGAAAGTTTCAAAATCAACATGAGGATTGCTATGCTGAAAGATGCTGACAAAAGCATAAACGGAACGATAACGCCAAAAAATGAGAAAAGATAAAAGCCGAGATTTTTACCGAAGTAACTTCCGTAACCAAGCAAGATCGCCAAGATGAAAATAAACATCGTTGATGAGCTATAAAAGAAATTGTCAAGAAACTTCACAGTGTAAATTTTTATAGGTTTGATCGGTGTTGTCAGGAAAAATTCAATGTCCTTACTTTTGTAAAGCGTTGAATAAGCTACTATCATATTCCCAAGGCTAACAAGAATAAATAAAATAAAAAGAAGCATAGATAAAACCCGATGAAATAAGAAAAGTCCAATTTTCGCTTCAGCAAGGAGATAAGCGGTTGCGTAATTTGAAGAAATAAATGTTGAGAGTGCGAAACCTGTGAAAACAATAATTGAAGCGAGTTCTTTTAAAACGCTCCCCCACTTTGAATCAAAAGCCGATTTGAAAATTGAGATAATTTTATATTTTAAAATCAAAAGCAAATCACCCATCTCTAAAAAATTATTTGTTGCTTTTTAAAAATATAACAATACAAACTCTGAAAGTAAAACTTAACAGCGGGGGAAGCCAAGATGGTTATACTTTAATTGGCAAAATAAAAAACGTGAAAGTGGGATTTTTCCATTTTTGTTTATCTAACAAGATTTTTTATTTTGATTTAGGAAAGAAAACAAAAATTTGATTTGATTTATGCCTGGAACCCTTTATATCGTTTCAACTCCAATTGGAAACTTAAGCGATATAACTTTCAGAGCTGTAGAAGTTTTAAAACAAGTTGATTTAATCGCATGTGAAGACACAAGAAGGACGAAAATTTTGCTTGAAAAATTCGGGCTTGCAAAAAACCTCATAAGTTATTATAATTATAATGAGAGACAAAGAGCTGAAGAGATAATTCGTGAATTAAAATCGGGCAAAAATGTAGCCCTTGTCTCTGACTCTGGAACTCCTGGGATTTCCGATCCGGGTTTTGTATTGATAAAGAGAGCAATTGAAGAAAATATAACCATTACACCAATTCCTGGACCAACTGCCTTCGTTTGTGCGCTTGTTGGTAGTGGATTGCCGATGGATGAATTTGTTTTCGTCGGTTTTTTGCCCCACAAAAAAGGAAGAAAAACAAAACTAAAAAAATTATCAGAAGAAGAAAGGACAGTTATACTCTACGAATCCCCACACAGGTTGATTAAAACATTGAACGAGATACTTGAAAATTTCGGTGATAGAGAAATCGCCGTTGCGAAAGAGCTAACAAAAATACACGAGGAGTTTTTCAGAGGTAAAATCAGCGAGGTTTTAAAAAAATTAACGTCGGATAAAATTAAAGGTGAATTCGTAATCGTAATTTCAGGGAAAACAAATTAGGAGGTGTAGATATGACGAAAATTGAAATACTCAAACATTTCGCTCAAATAGCGTCTGTTTATAGAAAGATTAGAACACTTGACCCAGAGCCGATATTTGCGATAAAGGATATACTCCTCAAACACATGAAATTAAAAAAGCCAATTAAAGTGGCAGACATTGGAGCTGGAACTGGTAGGTATACCGAGTTTTTAATCAAAGCCCTCTCACCCTCAAAAGTTAAAGCGTTTCTCGTTGATGCAAGTTTTGAGATGCTACAAGTGGCGCAATCTTACCTAAAAGAAAAATATGATTGCCACTTTATAAACTCTTTTGCCGAAAATCTTCCCTTCAAAAATGACACCTTTGATGTAATAATTGTGTTCAATGCGATACATCATTTTGATTTCAGGAGATTCATTCGGGAAGCAAGGCGAGTTTTGAAACCGAGGGGCTTTCTTTTCATCTACACCAGAACGCAGGAACAAAATAGAAACACAATTTGGGGGAAATTTTTCCCTGGATTTTCAGATAAAGAACAGCGCCTATTTTGGAAAGATGAACTGATAGGAAAATTAAAAAGATTGCGGAAATTTGAGATAATTTCCTACATTGAGTTTGAGTATCCGAGGACTTCCACGATTGATGAACTTGTAGAAAAAGCATTTGCAAAACATTATTCAACTTTTTATCTTTATAAAGACGATGAACATATTCAAGCGATTCAAGTTTTTAAGGAAAATTTGCTAAAACATTATCAATCTGATTTGATATATTACACAGATGAGAACACGTTTGTTGCCCTGAGAAAAATTAAATGAGATGAATTTGTGTCTTCAAACCTTATCCCAAGGCGCGTTGAGCTAATCTACTTAAACACGATAGAAAAAATTTTACGCTTTTTCCTTCACTTTAATTTAAACCCGAACTTTTTGACAACCGTTGCACTATTCATAAGCATATTCGCAAGTTATTTTTTCGCAATTGGGGAATTTATCGCCGGTGGGACTTTAATTTTGCTCAGCGGTATATTTGACACAATTGATGGCAAAATTGCGAGGATGACAAACAGGGTGACAAAATTTGGGGCTCTTTACGATTCAACGCTTGACAGATACGCAGAAGTGATAATTTTCTTTGGTATTGGGGTTTATCTGATAAAGTATGGTTTTTATATAACCTCTATTGCTGCAGTTTTTGCCATCGGTGGTTCAATGATGGTGAGCTACATTAGAGCAAGAGCTGAGGGACTTGGCTTTGAATGCAACATCGGCTGGATGAGAAGAGCTGAAAGAATAGTACTTCTTGGTTTTGCTTCAATCTTCTATTTCTTGCACGATTATTTTGTCAAGTTTTTTGATGCGCTATTTAAATACTTTGATTTTGATCTACCTGCTTATCCACCGATGCCACTTTCCATAGCGATTTACATAATGGCTATTTTGACAAACATCACTGCATTTCAGCGACTTCATTATGTTTGGAAAAAATCAAAAGAAGCTGAACTTCTACCACAAAATAAGGAGGTTGAACTATGATAAAGACGAAGTCGGGGGCAGAAATAAAAGAACCTGTAGGAAAGCTTGGTGTTCTTCTGCCAGGGCTTGGAGCTGTAGCGACGACATTTATCGCTGGAACTCTTCTTGTTAGAAAAGGGCTTGCTCTTCCAATTGGATCGCTAACACAAATGGGAACGATACGGCTTGGGAAAAGAACTGAGAGAAAATTTCCGAAAATCAAGGAATTTGTACCACTTGCAGATTTAAATGACCTCGTCTTTGGGGGATGGGATATTTTTGAAGATAACGCTTATGAATCAGCGCTAAAAGCGGGCGTTTTAAGAAAGGAACACCTTGACCTTGTAAAAGACGAACTTGAACAAATAAAACCGATGAAAGCTGTATTTGACAGAAAATATGTCAAAAAACTTGACGGACCAAATGTTAAAAAGGCAAAGGATAAATTTGAACTTGCTCAAATGTTAAGGGAGGATATAAGAAACTTCAAGGAACGAAATAATTGTGACCGTCTTGTGATGATTTGGTGTGGTAGCACAGAAATTTATATGGAGCCGTCAGATGTTCATAGATCACTTGAAAAATTTGAAGAGGCGATGAAGAAAAACGATGATGCAATTTCTCCAAGCATGATTTATGCTTATGCTGCTATTGCCGAAGGTGTTCCCTATGCAAATGGCGCGCCAAATTTATCGGTTGATATTCCGGCGTTGATTCAATTTGCAAAGGAAATGAATGTCCCAATCGCAGGGAAGGACTTTAAGACGGGGCAAACGCTTGTCAAAACCGTGATAGCTCCAATGTTAAAGGCGAGAATGCTTGGTCTTACTGGATGGTTCTCTGTAAATATCCTCGGAAATAGAGATGGGGAGGTTCTTGACGACCCAGAATCCTTCAAGACAAAAGAAGTTAGCAAACTTGGTGTCCTTGAATACATACTTCAACCCGAGCTTTATCCCGATCTTTACGGAAATTATTATCACAAGGTCAGGATTAATTTTTATCCACCTCGTGGGGATGAAAAAGAAGCCTGGGACAACATTGATATTTTCGGCTGGCTTGGTTATCCAATGCAAATAAAGATAAACTTCTTGTGTAGAGATTCAATTTTGGCTGCTCCGATAGTTCTTGACCTTGCCTTATTCCTTGATTTAGCGCAAAGAAGTGGAATGCACGGGATACAAGAATGGTTATCGTTTTACTTCAAAAGCCCCATGCACGCTCCTACTATCTACCCAGAACATGATCTTTTCATACAACTGATGAAGCTTAAAAACCGCTTGAGACATTTGATGGGAGAGGAATTAATAACTCACCTTGGGCTTGAATACTACGATTAAGAAAGGCAAGCCCCTAAAGCGGGGCTTGTTTTTTATTTGGTAACGGTTCTTGGTGCCTCGCTAACCCAAACTTTTTCAATTTTTTCAGTTCTTTTCAACCTTTCAGCTATTTTCTTCGCTTGCTCAATTGAATCAAAAAATCCAATCCTGACACGGTACCAATTTCCGCCCTTCCATTCAACAAACGCTTTTTCAACAAAAGCATTATATCCTTTCTTTCGCAAATTGCTTGCAAATGTTTCAGCGAGCTTTCTATCCTGAAATGATGCAACCTGAATTACATAATTCTTGCCAACGCTTGGCTTAACTACCTCAGGGGCTTTCGGCTTTGAAACAAGTTCGGGTCTTTTCACCTCAACCGTGTCAGCACTTGCCTTCTCTTCAACCTTTGGCAAACTTGGAGTTGTAACCACAACTTCCTCCGGTTCCTTAAACTCAACTTTGCTCACCCCCTTCTTTTCACCCCAAAGGTGAATATATCCATATTGATTCAAAAGAAAAATAACTCCTCCAACAAAGATCAAAAAAACGACAAAAATCAAAATCCAAGGTCCAACCCCTCTTCGGCTTTCCTCTTCATAATTAAACGACATTTCCCCTTCCTCCTTCTTTTGTTGTGTATCATCAAAAAGTTTCTTTACACTTTCAGTCCTTTTCTCCTGAGGTTCCTCGCTCAAATTAAATTCCGGCATCTCTACCTCCTCAAAGTTAATTTTTAACTCATTTATATCCGAAAGCGATGGGATGTCAAATTTCAAAAATTCATCTTCAGGTTTTCTTTCCGCTTCAAAAACTTCAAAAACTGGAACTTCAACATCAACCTTTGAATCAATTTCCTCACCGAAGCTAACATCCGGAAGAACGAAATAATCCTCCGCCGTAGCCGTTAAATTTCTTTCAGTTATTGACTTCTCAACTTCAAAAACCTCAATCGGTTTCTCTTGTTGCGATGATGAAGATTCTTGTGCTAATAAAGTCTCATCAATAAATCCCATAACTATGGGTTGTCTTTCTCCCGCCTCAAAAAATGTTAAGTTAAATTCATCCTCACTTTTTGCCTCCATCACAGAAGGATTCAATCTCGTGACAACGGGTTTCAAAGTTTTATACTTTATGTTAACTTTTTCAGACAAGATTTTCGCCGGGTAAAACTTAACGACAAATTTCGCTGGTATATTTTTCTCCATCCCCGTTCTCGGGTCAACAATTTTCTTTGCCTTATTAAGTTTTCTTTTAAATTCACCAAAACCACTAATTTTTATCGCTTGCCCTGATTTTAACACTTTAGCAAACCTGTCAAGTAATTTCTCATAAAATAAAACAGCTTCCTCGTATGAAATATCCGCTCGTTTAGCTAATAATTTTAAAAATTCACCCTTACGCATTGAAAATTCACCCGTTAATTAAATCTACTAACGACTTGCTCGGTTTGAAATGAACATAATCCTTTGGCGGTAAAATCAACTCCTCACCTGTTTTTGGATTCCTTCCACTTCTACTTGCTCTATGCTTTATAGTAAAAACACCAAACTTAAACAAATTCAATTTTTTCTTCTTCAAGACGATCTCTGAAACTAAACCCAAAAAAGCATCAAGAACCCTTTCCGTCTTTGCTTTGCTCCACTTTAAATCTTTTGACAGCAAATTTACTAAATCGCTTTTATTCACGGGACAACCGCCTCCTTAAAATTTGTATTCAATCCCGCACAAGAAAATCAAATTCGGTTCAAGGTAATCTTTCCAAATGTAATATCTTCGCGAAAGTAGATTGTCAAACTTAGCAAAAACTTTGAAATTCTTGAAAACGACATATTCAATGCCTAAACTTGAAAGCACATATCCACCGATCTCATTCCCATCAAAATCAACGACTCTATTACTAATTAAACTAATTTCTGTATCAATTGCAAGTCCAAAGGGGAAAACATATCTATAGCCAATATCCGAGGAAAAGGAAGGATAATAAGGTACTGGTTTCTTGCTTCTCGCATTGTATGATGAACGAAGAACACCACCAAATGTAAATTCATTTCTACGATAATTGAAAACGCCCGAAAATTTTAGCTCAACAAACTGCGCTCTTTCAAACTCAAGCACATAAAAACCTTTATTTTTCTCAACATAAATCGGAAAATTTTTAAAAGTTCTGAAATTCAAACTCACATCAAGACCAAAATTTTCCCTGCCATAATTCACACCCAAAATTAAATTTAAGTAATTTTCTGGACGAGCAACTTTGAGATTCTCCGTTAAATATCTATTATCAGCGACAAAGTCAACCACAGTTAGATTTACAACCTCTGGCGAAAAAACAGCGTAAGCCCTTGCAAGCGAACTAAGACGGTATCTAAGGGATAAACTTGGATAAATTCTTAAATTCTTTGCCCCAAGGTGGTTTTCAAAGGAGAAAAAATTAATTCCAACATCAAGCCAATATGTTCTTTCAATGTTAAAAAACTCAAAAACATTTCCAGCGGAAACCCCAAACTTAAAATATCTATCAACAAGCGTGATATATCTCAGATCAAACCTTAAATTCAAAAAATCAACCCTTTGTCTAAAATTGAAATCAAAGTCAAGTCGCCTTTCCTTTCCATCAAAATTTGAAACGCCGTAATTTGACAATGTGTCAATAATAGTGAAAAGATTGTATCTAACATTGAGGCGATAGTCAAACTGACTTCTAAATGGCGATTCAAGCGAAATTTTAAATTCCAAATTGTTGATGTTCCTACGAAACGAGGGTGTAAGTGAGCCGTAGAAACCATAGCTGTTGGTGAAATAATCAAACATAGTGATTAACTTCGCATTGTCAAGCCAGTAAAAAATTTTTTCGTTTATTTTTGGCAAACGCACACCCGATTCAACCGAAAACTTATTCTTCACATAATCAGCATTATCAATGAATCCTTGACTTGCCCTATGATTAAAAGATGAACCCAGATAAACTCCTTTGAACAAATCTCCTTGAATCATCCCGTCAAAATATGTAGTAAGATATCGCCCAAGCCCGACTTTGAATTTTGCTGTCGGAGCTTGGGACTCCTTTATTTGAAAGTTTGACCTTTTATATCCAGAGCTTAATTCATAATGCGATTTATTGGTTTCCATAACTTCATAATTTTTCAAATTTAACACTGGAAAGCTGATAACCTCGTTTTCAACTTTTTCACCAATAGAAATCTCAATCATCTCTCGCCCGGTGATAACGAACTCGGGTAAGATAAATTCATCTTTTTCTTCGGCGAATTTTGATGTGTCAGGCTTAAATTTAATCTCGGGTCTTGACTCTTGTGCTGTAATCCAACCGCTAAAGAAAAAAATGGCGAAAATTCTAAGCAAAAGAAACATATCTCACTTAGCTTTATTTTGAAGCCGATCTGGCTTGTGGCTTTGTCTGACCGCGATGACAAGTATAACAATCAACAATTTCTGCCCTATCCCAATTTATAAAATCACGATTTATCGTAAGGACCATTTTAAGCATAACCCTTGCTTTGCGCTTCGTCTCCTTTTCATCACTCGCATAGTTATTAACATTGTGACAATAATTACACTTAACTCCAAGTGAGTTAGCCATATCCTCCATAATCTTTGTCAACTGTTCCTTCGTTTGAACATCGGTTAAAACTTGAATGTTGCGACCGAATCGCCTTGTTTGACCATTGGCATCATTTGACATCTCATCTTTTTTCAAATTCACTACGATTATCAAAGAAATTATAACTGCGAGGATAAGCCCTGTATAGAAAAGAAATGTTTTCCTCATCGTTCATCCTTATATTTTTGTTTTTAATTTTTCAATTTTTTCAAGGACACCCTTTCTCATTTCATCCGTAAGGTTCATCTTTAGAGCATCGTTTAGAAATTGAATAGCTTTTTCAATTTCGCCTTTAATTTCATAACATTCTGAAAGGCGGACATAAGCCCTCGGCAAAATCTCCTCAAAATTGCTGTAAAGATATTTCACACGAAGAAATTGAAGAAGCGCCTCGTCAATCTCGCCGAGTTTGAAAAGCGCTTCAGCATAAAGATATTGCGCCTCAGCCGAGACCTCATCAACAGGTCTATTCATCGCAATCGGTTTAACAAGTTCAACCGCATCGTTAAATTTGCCCTGGTTTATTAAAATTTCCGCAACTTTAACCCTCGCTCTATCAGCGTAATCCGAATTTGAAAATTCATTTATCAAAGCCAGCAATTTTTTTGTGGCGTTGGAGGTATCTTTGAGTGAGAGATAAGTCAAACCGGTCAAATATAAAACTTCATCATAAAACTTCGCACTCGTTTGAACCTTTGCGAGATATTCAAGCGTTTCGGTGTACTCATGACTTTTAAATTTTATCCGCGCAAGCCGAACGAGAGCACGCTGTGAGTTATGATTTAATGGGAAGGTTGAAATTAAATTTTTATAAACTTCAACAGCGTCAGTGTTTTTTCCCCAAAGTTCGTATGTCTCACCGATTTTATAAATCACATCGGGCAAAAATTTACTTTCGGGATAATTCGCTACAAATTTCTTGTAGATATTTATAGCAGTTTCATAATTACCTTGCAAGGTCTGAAATTCCGCTTTTTTTATCAAAGCCAATTGTGAAAAATCGGGGTTTTTACTTTTTATAAATTCATCAACAAGGTTTGGATTCTTGCCTTGTGCTGAAAGTGAATATTGAATTCCAGAAATGGCATCAACGGCGTATTTTGACTCTGGGTATTTTTCAATGACTTCAAGATATGCATTGAGAGCAAGTTCATACTTCCCCATATTGTAGTATGCATCGCCTATACCATACAACGCTTTTGGGGCAACTTCACTTTGCGGATATTTCTCCACCACTTCGCGGAAGTAATTAATAGCTGGGGCATAATTTTTATCCTGAAAATAAATCCAACCGATTTGATATTTTGCCGTTGGGGCGAGTTTTGAATTTGGAAATTTCTTTAAAAGCAAGTTTAACATCTCAATTGATCTTATAGGTTGGCGCTGGCGAAGGTAAATCTGCGAAAGTTGAAAATAAGCGTAATCAGCTCCATCTTGATCTTCAAAAAGACGAACAAATGAAAGATAATTTGCTTCAGCACTTTTGTAATTTTTCATCATAAAGTATGAATCCGCAAGACGAAGACGAGCATCAAGTGCTCTTTTACCCGTTGGATATTTACTAAGAAATTTCTCAAACTGTTTCGCTGACTCACTGTAATTCCCTTCTTTGAAATATGTCCAAGCGATTGAATAAATTGCTCCTTCAATGTTTGGACTGTTCGGGAAACGATTTAAAAGCTCAAGATAATATTCTCTGGCGTTTTTATAATCGCCAATTTTATAATGCAGCTCCCCGAGATAGAAAATCGCCCAATGTGAATTTTTGTCGTTTGGAAACTTTGACAAAAACTCATTAAAAACTTTTATCGCTTCATCATATTTCCCGCCTTGCATCCAAGCGACGCCTTCGCTGAAAAGATTATCTGAGTTTAAAATGTTCAATTCTGTCCTTAGCATACCGAAAGTTGAAGCGCCTCTTAAATAGTCACCCCGTCTTAAATAAGATTGAGCGAGAAGTTCAAGGGCTTTTGCTTTAACGGCGCTTGTATCATCAATGTGAATTTTTTCAAGAAAAACAATCGCGCTGTCGTAATCCCCCTTTGCAAAATAAATTAAACCAAGTTCGTAATTTGCCCTCACATAATAGTTTGAATAATCTTGATACTTTGCGAGAAAATTTCTATAAGTTGAAATAGCCCCAGCTGTATCACCACTTGCTTTCTTAACTTCAGCGAGGAGTAAAAAAGAGCTTTTCGCAATTTCATCATCGCCTTTTGAAAGAGTATCAAAAATTTGAATGGCAAACGGATGCTCATTCTTTTTGATGTAAATCCAAGCAATTGAATAAAGCGAATGCTTTAAATAATTCCCCCTGGGAAATTTCTCAAGATATTTATCGTAATAAAATTTTGCCGAGTCAAGAAGACCAATGGAATAATAGCCCTCAGCGAGCGTAAATAAAACTTTTTCATCTTCAAATCCCTCACTTAAAATCGTTCGTGCAAAATTAACAAGTTCATAATAATCGCCTGTTCTATAAAAACAATCAATCAAATTCAACTTCGCATCATTTATAACCTTGAGTTTTAACCCACCGAATTTTTCAATCAAATTTTTATAATGTTTCACCGCTTCTTTAAATTTTCCCTGCTGTTGATAAATCAGAGCGATTGAAAACAATGAAAATGGAGCAACATCAGAGCTTGTATCGGTCTCAAACGAGAGTTTATAATATCTTAAAGCATTGTTAAAATCGCGACGCTCAAAATAAATTTCCCCAAGATAGTATGCTGAATGAGAAATTAAAAGTTTATCGTTTGATGTTTCAATTGCGTTTTTGAATTTTTCAACAGCGAGGTTTTGACTTCCCCTTTTGAGATATATCTCCCCGATTCGGAAATTCACCCTATCTTTAAACCTTGTGGTTGGGAATTCAACCAGAAAATCCATATAAATTTTCAAGGCGGAATCATAATCGCCAAGTTTAAACATTGACTCCGCGCTGAAAAAATGTGCCTCTTCTACAAATTTACTTTCGGGGTAATTCTTTATGAACTTTTGAAACTCGGAAAACGCAAGTTGATACATCCCGTCTTCAAAAAGTGAGTAAGCAAACTTAAAGTCCTTGTATTCACGCTGAAGGACTTGCGCCGAAACTAATCCAGCCAAAAAGAAAATAACCATCAAAAACTTTTTTGACATCTGAATCACTGAAATTTTTTTAACTACGAATCAAATATAAGCACAACACACATAACAAATCAAGAAATGAGTTTGGTTTGAGTTCTTTTTCGTTGCTTTTATCCACCAGTTTGAATATATTTTTACTTGCATTCAAAATCAAACAGAAAAATTTGATGACAAATGAAGAGTTGATCAAACGAGCCAAAGAAGTTCAAAAGAAAGCCCATGCGCCATATTCAAAATTCAGAGTTGGGTCGGCGATACTTACCGACGATGGCGAGGTTTTTACAGGTTGCAACATTGAAAATAGTTCATACTCTTTGACGATATGCGCTGAAAGGGTGGCGATTTTCAAAGCATATTCCGAGGGGAAAAGAAAATTTAAAAAAATTGCCATTGTTTCCGACTCAAAAAATTTCATCTCGCCGTGTGGGGCTTGTAGACAGGTCTTAATGGATTTAGCAGGTCCTGAACTTGAAGTTATATTGACAAATTCAATGAACGAGATGAAAGTCGTTAAACTTTCAGAACTTTTACCCTTGCCATTTGGCTCAAAAAATCTAAAAAAGAAAAAGAGGGGTTAACACTATGGACATAACGGAGTTTGAAAAGATCCCACAAGGAACACGGGGAACCGGATGGATTGAGGTCATTGCTGGAAGTATGTTCAGCGGGAAAACAGAGGAATTGATAAGAAGAATAAGAAGAGCTCAAATTGCAAAATTAAAAGTTGCTGTTTTTAAACCTAGGATTGACACAAGATACAGCGTTGACAAAATAGTTTCGCACAGCGATATGTCAATTCCATCAATCGTCGTTGATAATGCAAAGCAAATACTTGAGCTTGCAAAGGATGCACAAGTTGTAGGGATTGATGAGGCGCAGTTTTTTGATATGGACCTTGTTGATGTATGCGAACAACTCGCTAATGAGGGTAAAAGGGTCATAGTTGCTGGGCTTGACCAAGATTATAGAGGTAAGCCATTTGAGCCGATGCCACAACTTCTCGCAATAGCAGAATATATTACGAAGACGCATGCGATTTGTGTTGTGTGTGGAAATCCGGCAAGTAAAACTCAACGCAAAATAAAAGCGGGAGAAAGAATTGTAGTAGGCGCATCGGACATTTACGAAGCAAGATGTCGCAGATGTTTTGAACCACCAGAGGAATAAAAAAATAAAAAGCGGAGAGATTAATGAAACTACTTTCCTTCCTGAACGGACTTTTGGGGATGCTTGTAATAATAGGGATTGCCTTCCTAATTTCAAACAACAAAAGAAGAGTTAACTGGCGACTTGTAATATCTGGTCTTCTAATTCAAATTGTATTTGCCGTTTTTATCTTGAAAGGAAGAGAACTTGCAGTTTTGTGGTCACCACTTGGATGGCCAAAAATTTTATTTGAATGGATAAGTAAAGCTTTCGTCATTATACTTGGTTTCACAATTGAAGGCGCGAAATTTGTTTTTGGAAATCTTGCCATAAGC encodes:
- a CDS encoding cytidine deaminase, giving the protein MLLSTSLNIFLLAFKIKQKNLMTNEELIKRAKEVQKKAHAPYSKFRVGSAILTDDGEVFTGCNIENSSYSLTICAERVAIFKAYSEGKRKFKKIAIVSDSKNFISPCGACRQVLMDLAGPELEVILTNSMNEMKVVKLSELLPLPFGSKNLKKKKRG
- a CDS encoding c-type cytochrome, with the protein product MRKTFLFYTGLILAVIISLIIVVNLKKDEMSNDANGQTRRFGRNIQVLTDVQTKEQLTKIMEDMANSLGVKCNYCHNVNNYASDEKETKRKARVMLKMVLTINRDFINWDRAEIVDCYTCHRGQTKPQARSASK
- a CDS encoding TonB-dependent receptor; the protein is MFLLLRIFAIFFFSGWITAQESRPEIKFKPDTSKFAEEKDEFILPEFVITGREMIEISIGEKVENEVISFPVLNLKNYEVMETNKSHYELSSGYKRSNFQIKESQAPTAKFKVGLGRYLTTYFDGMIQGDLFKGVYLGSSFNHRASQGFIDNADYVKNKFSVESGVRLPKINEKIFYWLDNAKLITMFDYFTNSYGFYGSLTPSFRRNINNLEFKISLESPFRSQFDYRLNVRYNLFTIIDTLSNYGVSNFDGKERRLDFDFNFRQRVDFLNLRFDLRYITLVDRYFKFGVSAGNVFEFFNIERTYWLDVGINFFSFENHLGAKNLRIYPSLSLRYRLSSLARAYAVFSPEVVNLTVVDFVADNRYLTENLKVARPENYLNLILGVNYGRENFGLDVSLNFRTFKNFPIYVEKNKGFYVLEFERAQFVELKFSGVFNYRRNEFTFGGVLRSSYNARSKKPVPYYPSFSSDIGYRYVFPFGLAIDTEISLISNRVVDFDGNEIGGYVLSSLGIEYVVFKNFKVFAKFDNLLSRRYYIWKDYLEPNLIFLCGIEYKF
- the bamD gene encoding outer membrane protein assembly factor BamD yields the protein MSKKFLMVIFFLAGLVSAQVLQREYKDFKFAYSLFEDGMYQLAFSEFQKFIKNYPESKFVEEAHFFSAESMFKLGDYDSALKIYMDFLVEFPTTRFKDRVNFRIGEIYLKRGSQNLAVEKFKNAIETSNDKLLISHSAYYLGEIYFERRDFNNALRYYKLSFETDTSSDVAPFSLFSIALIYQQQGKFKEAVKHYKNLIEKFGGLKLKVINDAKLNLIDCFYRTGDYYELVNFARTILSEGFEDEKVLFTLAEGYYSIGLLDSAKFYYDKYLEKFPRGNYLKHSLYSIAWIYIKKNEHPFAIQIFDTLSKGDDEIAKSSFLLLAEVKKASGDTAGAISTYRNFLAKYQDYSNYYVRANYELGLIYFAKGDYDSAIVFLEKIHIDDTSAVKAKALELLAQSYLRRGDYLRGASTFGMLRTELNILNSDNLFSEGVAWMQGGKYDEAIKVFNEFLSKFPNDKNSHWAIFYLGELHYKIGDYKNAREYYLELLNRFPNSPNIEGAIYSIAWTYFKEGNYSESAKQFEKFLSKYPTGKRALDARLRLADSYFMMKNYKSAEANYLSFVRLFEDQDGADYAYFQLSQIYLRQRQPIRSIEMLNLLLKKFPNSKLAPTAKYQIGWIYFQDKNYAPAINYFREVVEKYPQSEVAPKALYGIGDAYYNMGKYELALNAYLEVIEKYPESKYAVDAISGIQYSLSAQGKNPNLVDEFIKSKNPDFSQLALIKKAEFQTLQGNYETAINIYKKFVANYPESKFLPDVIYKIGETYELWGKNTDAVEVYKNLISTFPLNHNSQRALVRLARIKFKSHEYTETLEYLAKVQTSAKFYDEVLYLTGLTYLSLKDTSNATKKLLALINEFSNSDYADRARVKVAEILINQGKFNDAVELVKPIAMNRPVDEVSAEAQYLYAEALFKLGEIDEALLQFLRVKYLYSNFEEILPRAYVRLSECYEIKGEIEKAIQFLNDALKMNLTDEMRKGVLEKIEKLKTKI
- a CDS encoding thymidine kinase, translating into MDITEFEKIPQGTRGTGWIEVIAGSMFSGKTEELIRRIRRAQIAKLKVAVFKPRIDTRYSVDKIVSHSDMSIPSIVVDNAKQILELAKDAQVVGIDEAQFFDMDLVDVCEQLANEGKRVIVAGLDQDYRGKPFEPMPQLLAIAEYITKTHAICVVCGNPASKTQRKIKAGERIVVGASDIYEARCRRCFEPPEE